Proteins from a genomic interval of Scomber japonicus isolate fScoJap1 chromosome 10, fScoJap1.pri, whole genome shotgun sequence:
- the LOC128365968 gene encoding E3 ubiquitin-protein ligase NHLRC1-like: MTSSPGSPRRGSLIPEGILREIQINLLECKVCFEKFSTQQRERRPQNLSCGHVLCLECIKALSHPLLRKLECPFCRQLCSVDSTSHCQVLSDLQELLLLRSTTSSVLPRRPKAALGLATGLRSKALYLSAAFGSWGTLINPTGIAVLGSSGTIVVAHDGEKRVAVFSPKGKKLHSFGRRGKGTDDICYPVDVAVIPCGYVVVTDAGDKAVKVFTSRGNHVLTVKDFFQLPWGVDTDSSGLILVSDVQAGTLSCIKVDYTHGTTQQHQIVVSDLQHPKAVACCRGTGNTAVIEHLIDDTHPPEKHQHTRLRVFTKDFHILYQTDSFSLTLKTSVWLNMSGVAFDRDGDVLVIDSNQGMIWSLRKLQSDPVLTPLVRDHLVRPGGLVSLNNMLIILDSGDHTVKSYTSKSESGPMK, translated from the coding sequence ATGACCAGCAGTCCTGGTTCCCCGCGTCGTGGCAGCCTGATTCCTGAGGGGATTCTGAGAGAGATCCAGATCAACTTGCTGGAGTGTAAAGTCTGCTTCGAGAAGTTTAGCACTCAACAGAGGGAGCGCAGACCTCAGAACCTTTCCTGTGGCCATGTACTCTGTCTGGAATGCATCAAGGCTCTGTCCCACCCTCTCCTGAGGAAGCTGGAGTGCCCGTTCTGTCGACAGTTGTGCAGTGTTGACAGCACCTCCCACTGCCAGGTTCTTAGTGACCTGCAGGAGCTGCTGTTGTTGCGGAGTACCACATCCTCTGTTCTACCTCGCAGGCCAAAAGCAGCCCTTGGTTTGGCCACAGGTTTGCGATCCAAGGCTCTGTACCTCTCCGCAGCTTTTGGCAGTTGGGGGACTCTTATCAACCCCACTGGAATAGCTGTTTTGGGGTCTTCTGGGACAATAGTGGTGGCGCATGATGGTGAGAAGAGGGTGGCAGTGTTTAGCCCAAAGGGTAAGAAGCTACACAGTTTTGGGCGTAGAGGAAAAGGCACTGACGATATCTGTTACCCAGTGGATGTCGCAGTGATTCCCTGTGGTTATGTGGTGGTGACTGATGCAGGAGACAAAGCTGTGAAGGTTTTCACCTCCAGGGGGAACCATGTGTTGACGGTTAAGGATTTCTTCCAGCTGCCATGGGGTGTGGACACAGACAGCAGTGGGCTCATCTTGGTCTCTGATGTCCAAGCCGGCACACTGTCCTGCATTAAAGTAGACTACACTCATGGTACCACTCAGCAGCATCAAATAGTAGTTTCAGATCTTCAGCATCCAAAAGCAGTGGCCTGCTGCCGGGGGACTGGGAACACAGCGGTGATAGAGCATCTAATCGATGACACTCATCCACCAGAGAAGCACCAACACACAAGGCTGAGAGTGTTTACCAAAGACTTCCATATCCTTTATCAGACAGACAGTTTCAGTTTGACCCTAAAGACCTCAGTCTGGCtcaacatgtcaggtgtggcgtttgacagagatggagatgtgCTGGTGATCGACTCTAATCAGGGGATGATTTGGAGTTTGCGGAAGCTCCAGAGCGACCCAGTCCTAACTCCTCTTGTGAGAGACCACCTTGTCCGCCCAGGTGGGCTTGTGTCATTGAACAATATGCTCATCATTCTGGACAGTGGAGACCACACGGTGAAGAGTTACACTTCTAAATCTGAAAGTGGACCCATGAAATAG